A genomic window from Anguilla rostrata isolate EN2019 chromosome 14, ASM1855537v3, whole genome shotgun sequence includes:
- the LOC135239300 gene encoding transcriptional activator MN1-like: MFGLKQFGSQIDGRICVQGERRLNQPRLNMNSHFKSAGFHAGGPPVSAEPGMGPLNEPPMLGLGMNVSAEQYGFHQRGQADMHAGSLQQQQQPQSQMHTFFNSNNSQQPHHHGHPHQHQHHPHFGSTFAGPDPAASCLHGGRLVGYGGAGGGMGPQQGFGEGFDPLAEGQAGEGFPQQQQAGSMPDFQHHGPPGNGHAVPAPCLPLDQSPNRASSFHGLPSSSEAHGLEPRRLPPQGRVEGLDYGYPTEPPPGQFDMPVFSPAESDSHLPHYGGRQAVNGNFPGNPGISRGGGVLGPSKVQQQQQQHGAYFERLGNGGRKRAVGVDLGAGARHPLMQQQQAEMLARQGSCPGGLPRPPHAEPGPGNPGMQVGGVMMPNQHNQFEYPVHRLESRNMHPYGDHMFSMQQQQQQQQPPPQQPPNQRLQHFDAPYMNVGKRPRFDFPGGHGGDGCGAWNGGGMENHLSPSAYPGLPGEFTPPVTDGFPPLQHAGPEQHALQQQQQQQQNAAMMIKQMASRNQQQQQQQQRMRQPSLQQLGHHGDVPQNGMAHGGSLPQPHFERDGGGRMGNFEPQNPHLPPEGWFPGPHQPGEMLARRMSGSSGPGEASPHDLGGLQNGQGLLFRPGVNGVGLGDPVRMPADGHVQALHSPGLHSQFGGNGAMAGLQQMQSPGAGVMHPNAPVDRRPADFAAPPMGAQPAFPFGGGSRQGPSHGSPPGMTTSPRSYPPLPEFPPGQRPSVSKLGALSLGSFSKAGAKDNVFGQSCLAALSTACQNMIASLGAPNLNVTFNKKSPGEGKRKPSQAEQEVSGGGAGGASGAGAEYFQSAASQSGPMAGAGSSGGKPAGQTGQGEASALSPNYSMDAAPGGEGKLGGGSGRGRGRRRRDSEHASPGIFFPSEGCHSVVSPTQQGPPAGLGERGGGGGGGGTPHEKPLTSPSWGKGAGDLLLGDQPDLMSSLDSGIQSTAKSDASSPRVDFPDDVGAAPVGYGNSNNDDDAVSSSSDTNAKPTRSPLVTSSPKMQRCEHGPVHGQKQQQLGVGVGVANHSTSAPDGYGCGGHPATPGVEQVRTPSSTSGQDDVHPLEILQAQIQLQRQQFSISEDQPLGAKGAKKAADCPGGQSGDGELAHCSPDPGKGAMGSIDLDTLMAEQHATWYVPSDKALMEGLEDSKSLALWDKTKTQSGSKEGAEPPQVKGVAGAGPGAGVGGGGHLQCLSVHCTDELGEGKARGGPVPSWRSLHSDISNRFGTFVAALT, encoded by the coding sequence ATGTTTGGGCTGAAGCAGTTTGGGTCTCAGATTGACGGCAGAATCTGTGTCCAAGGAGAGCGAAGATTAAACCAGCCGAGACTGAACATGAATTCCCACTTCAAGAGCGCGGGGTTTCATGCCGGAGGGCCGCCCGTGTCTGCGGAGCCAGGCATGGGTCCCCTGAACGAGCCTCCGATGCTGGGACTCGGCATGAACGTGAGCGCGGAGCAGTACGGCTTCCACCAGCGGGGCCAGGCGGACATGCACGCGGggtctctgcagcagcagcagcagccgcagtCCCAGATGCACACGTTcttcaacagcaacaacagccaGCAACCCCACCACCACGGGCACCCCCACCAACATCAGCACCATCCCCACTTTGGAAGCACTTTCGCGGGGCCCGACCCCGCTGCATCCTGCCTGCACGGGGGTAGGCTTGTGGGCTAcggcggggccggcgggggcATGGGGCCCCAGCAGGGATTCGGGGAGGGTTTTGATCCTCTCGCCGAGGGCCAGGCGGGGGAGGGGttcccccagcagcagcaggccggCAGCATGCCCGACTTCCAGCACCACGGCCCGCCCGGAAATGGCCACGCGGTGCCCGCCCCCTGCCTCCCGCTGGACCAGTCGCCCAACCGCGCCTCCTCCTTCCACGGCCTCCCCTCCTCGTCCGAGGCCCACGGCCTGGAGCCCCGCAGGCTGCCCCCCCAGGGCAGGGTGGAGGGGCTGGACTACGGCTACCCCACCGAGCCGCCCCCGGGGCAGTTTGACATGCCCGTGTTCTCCCCCGCCGAGTCGGACTCCCACCTCCCGCACTACGGTGGGCGCCAGGCGGTCAACGGCAACTTCCCCGGCAACCCCGGGATTTCCCGCGGAGGGGGAGTGCTGGGCCCCTCCaaggtgcagcagcagcagcagcagcatggcGCGTACTTCGAAAGGCTGGGGAATGGGGGCCGGAAGCGGGCCGTGGGGGTGGATTTGGGGGCGGGCGCCAGGCACCCCctcatgcagcagcagcaggcggaGATGCTGGCCAGACAGGGCTCCTGCCCCGGGGGGTTGCCCCGGCCGCCCCACGCCGAGCCCGGCCCCGGGAACCCCGGCATGCAGGTGGGCGGAGTCATGATGCCTAACCAGCACAACCAGTTTGAGTACCCCGTCCACAGGCTGGAGAGCCGAAATATGCACCCCTACGGGGACCATATGTTCagcatgcagcagcagcagcagcagcagcagcctcctCCCCAGCAGCCCCCGAACCAGAGACTGCAACACTTCGACGCCCCCTACATGAACGTGGGGAAGAGGCCCAGGTTCGACTTCCCCGGCGGCCACGGCGGGGACGGCTGCGGGGCCTGGAACGGCGGGGGCATGGAGAACCACCTCTCCCCTTCCGCGTACCCCGGGCTTCCCGGGGAGTTCACCCCGCCCGTCACCGACGGGTTCCCGCCCCTGCAGCACGCGGGGCCAGAGCAGCacgccctgcagcagcagcagcagcagcagcagaacgcGGCCATGATGATCAAGCAAATGGCCTCCAggaaccagcagcagcagcagcagcagcagaggatGAGGCAGCCCAGCCTCCAGCAGCTGGGTCACCATGGCGACGTCCCTCAGAACGGCATGGCGCACGGCGGGAGCCTGCCGCAGCCGCACTTCGAGCGGGACGGCGGGGGGAGGATGGGGAACTTCGAGCCCCAGaacccccacctgcccccgGAGGGCTGGTTCCCCGGCCCCCACCAGCCCGGGGAGATGCTCGCGCGGAGGATGAGCGGCTCCTCCGGGCCCGGGGAGGCCAGCCCCCACGACTTGGGGGGCCTCCAGAACGGCCAGGGCCTGCTCTTCCGGCCGGGCGTGAACGGGGTGGGCTTGGGGGACCCGGTTCGCATGCCGGCGGACGGGCACGTCCAGGCCCTGCACTCCCCCGGCCTGCACTCGCAGTTCGGCGGTAACGGCGCCATGGCGGGCCTCCAGCAGATGCAGTCCCCCGGAGCGGGCGTGATGCACCCCAACGCGCCCGTGGACAGGCGGCCCGCCGATTTCGCCGCACCCCCCATGGGGGCTCAGCCCGCCTTCCCCTTCGGCGGGGGGAGCCGGCAGGGCCCGTCCCACGGCAGCCCCCCGGGGATGACCACCTCGCCCCGGAGCTACCCGCCCCTGCCCGAGTTCCCGCCGGGCCAGCGGCCCTCGGTCAGCAAGCTGGGGGCGCTGTCGCTGGGCAGCTTCAGCAAGGCCGGCGCCAAGGACAACGTGTTCGGCCAGAGCTGCCTGGCGGCGCTCTCCACCGCCTGCCAGAACATGATCGCCAGCCTGGGGGCGCCCAACCTCAACGTGACCTTCAACAAGAAGAGCCCGGGCGAGGGCAAGAGGAAGCCCAGCCAGGCGGAGCAGGAAgtgagcggcggcggcgcgggcggGGCTAGCGGCGCGGGGGCGGAGTACTTCCAGAGCGCCGCTTCTCAGAGCGGCCCGATGGCGGGAGCCGGGAGCAGCGGCGGCAAGCCCGCCGGTCAGACCGGGCAGGGGGAAGCCAGCGCCCTCTCCCCAAACTACAGCATGGACGCGGCCCCGGGGGGCGAGGGGAagctgggaggggggagcgggcgagggagggggaggagaagacgGGACAGCGAGCACGCCAGTCCcgggatttttttcccctctgaggGGTGCCACTCCGTGGTGAGCCCGACCCAGCAGGGGCCCCCGGCGGGActcggggagagggggggcggcggcgggggcgggggcacgcCCCACGAGAAGCCCCTCACGTCCCCGTCCTGGGGCAAGGGGGCCGGCGACCTGCTCCTGGGGGACCAGCCGGACCTCATGTCCTCGCTGGACAGCGGCATCCAGAGCACCGCCAAGTCGGACGCCAGCTCCCCGCGCGTGGACTTCCCGGACGACGTGGGCGCCGCCCCCGTCGGCTACGGCAACAGCAACAACGACGACGACGCCGTCTCCTCCAGCTCCGACACCAACGCCAAGCCCACCCGCAGCCCCCTGGTCACCAGCTCCCCGAAAATGCAGAGGTGCGAGCACGGGCCGGTGCACgggcagaagcagcagcagctgggcgtgggcgtgggcgtcGCCAATCACTCTACCTCCGCGCCCGACGGCTACGGCTGCGGCggccaccccgccacccccggCGTGGAGCAGGTGCGCACGCCCTCCAGCACCTCGGGCCAGGACGACGTCCACCCGCTGGAGATCCTGCAGGCGCAGATCCAGCTGCAGCGGCAGCAGTTCAGCATCTCCGAGGACCAGCCGCTGGGCGCCAAGGGCGCCAAGAAGGCGGCGGACTGCCCCGGCGGGCAGAGCGGGGACGGCGAGCTGGCGCACTGCAGCCCGGACCCCGGGAAGGGCGCCATGGGCAGCATCGACCTGGACACCCTGATGGCGGAGCAGCACGCCACCTGGTACGTGCCCAGCGACAAGGCCCTGATGGAGGGGCTGGAGGACAGCAAGTCCCTGGCGCTCTGGGACAAGACAAAGACGCAGAGCGGCAGCAAAGAAG